In the genome of Ptychodera flava strain L36383 chromosome 13, AS_Pfla_20210202, whole genome shotgun sequence, one region contains:
- the LOC139148762 gene encoding uncharacterized protein, translating into MWNIQGAEWPCNRAVGHKYMLESDDAFHEAMSVVNSFIKERYYNITFNGETVNEFYPSTSFHDTMADKLVSKVFTDTSEAIFYVLNMNILKRRQGEDDGINSPLYFGTKTLLASFFMDYKIAYWQPMVTIMEQEFLINDLSQSTAHNITTTLLTQYYIPLYEEFFDVTYVEVRELRDARIFTADDSDLRDVCQDFTLANLAQVTIFFEDLKEERVVQQKGYQSFNFICDIGGSLGLFFGASMVTFLEIIDFFIVQFWVKFRA; encoded by the exons ATGTGGAATATTCAAGGGGCGGAATGGCCATGTAACAGGGCGGTTGGGCACAAATATAT GCTTGAATCAGATGACGCTTTTCATGAAGCGATGTCAGTTGTCAACTCATTTATCAAGGAACGGTATTACAATATCACCTTCAACGGAGAAACTGTAAATGAATTTTACCCCTCGACAAGCTTTCATGACACAATGGCTGACAAATTGGTATCGAAAGTCTTCACAGACACATCCGAGGCAATCTTTTACGTCTTGaatatgaacattttgaagaggCGCCAAGGGGAGGACGACGGCATAAATTCGCCGCTGTATTTCGGCACAAAGACGCTACTTGCATCATTTTTCATGGATTACAAAATAGCGTACTGGCAACCAATGGTGACAATAATGGAGCAAGAATTCCTGATAAATGATCTATCCCAGTCTACCGCCCATAACATCACAACGACCCTGCTTACTCAATACTACATTCCACTTTATGAAGAGTTTTTTGATGTTACATATGTAGAAGTGAGAGAACTGCGCGACGCAAGAATCTTTACAGCCGACGATTCAGATCTACGAGATGTTTGTCAGGATTTTACCCT AGCGAATTTAGCCCaagttacaatattttttgaagactTGAAAGAAGAGAGGGTTGTACAGCAAAAAGGATACCAATCATTCAACTTTATTT GTGACATTGGCGGATCACTGGGTTTGTTCTTCGGAGCAAGTATGGTAACATTCCTTGAAATCATCGATTTCTTCATCGTACAATTCTGGGTAAAATTCCGGGCTTAG